In a single window of the Rattus norvegicus strain BN/NHsdMcwi chromosome 6, GRCr8, whole genome shotgun sequence genome:
- the Ifi27l2b gene encoding interferon alpha-inducible protein 27-like protein 2B, which produces MWGEMLGAAIGGVVAVAAAPVVLSAVGFTGSGIAAASIAAKMMSAAAVANGGGVAAGSLVATLQSIGVLGLSTSTNIILGSVGAAIGAAGASEVS; this is translated from the exons ATGTGGG GAGAAATGTTGGGCGCTGCTATAGGAGGAG TTGTGGCTGTGGCAGCTGCACCCGTCGTCCTGTCTGCCGTGGGCTTCACTGGGTCAGGCATTGCAGCTGCATCCATAGCGGCCAAGATGATGTCTGCTGCAGCAGTTGCCAACGGGGGCGGAGTCGCAGCAGGAAGCCTGGTAGCCACACTACAGTCAATAG GTGTACTTGGACTCTCCACATCAACCAACATCATCTTGGGGTCTGTTGGGGCAGCCATAGGAGCTGCCGGAGCCTCAGAAGTCTCCTAA
- the Ifi27 gene encoding interferon alpha-inducible protein 27 isoform X1: MALSGTGTLVASIASKVASSVAVVKAGGAVSSTILASSQGLNLLAQTALGSGASALGSALGALKAGTVLSSLPASALAVCPIGVKTAVAMLGGAMTVAAVPPVLSAVGFTGSGIAASSLAAKLMSVSAIANGGGVPAGGLVATLQSAGAAGLSMTSKVLVGSTGSAVVASVMGVCKHLYSFL, translated from the exons atggcattgtctggcacaGGTACGCTGGTGGCTTCTATTGCCTCCAAGGTGGCATCTTCAGTGGCCGTGGTCAAAGCCGGAGGGGCGGTATCCAGCACCATCCTAGCTAGCTCACAGG GGCTCAACTTGTTAGCCCAGACTGCACTGGGCTCTGGAGCTTCTGCACTTGGATCTGCATTGGGAGCACTGAAGGCTGGCACCGTTTTATCCAGCCTCCCTGCCTCCGCCTTGGCTGTTTGCCCCATTGGAG tcaAGACTGCTGTCGCCATGCTTGGGGGAG CCATGACAGTAGCTGCGGTTCCACCTGTGCTGAGTGCCGTGGGCTTCACTGGGTCAGGCATTGCAGCCTCCTCTCTAGCAGCCAAGCTGATGTCTGTGTCAGCCATTGCTAATGGGGGCGGAGTCCCAGCTGGTGGCCTGGTGGCCACTCTGCAGTCTGCTG GAGCTGCTGGACTCTCCATGACATCTAAGGTCCTCGTGGGCTCTACAGGGTCTGCCGTTGTGGCCAGTGTGATGGGTGTCTGTAAGCATTTGTACTCCTTCCTCTGA
- the Ifi27 gene encoding interferon alpha-inducible protein 27 (The RefSeq protein has 1 substitution compared to this genomic sequence): protein MALSGTGTLVASIASKVASSVAVVKAGGAVSSTILASSQGLNLLAQTALGSGASALGSALGALKAGTVLSSLPASALAVCPIGVKTAVAMLGGAVTVAAVPPVLSAVGFTGSGIAASSLAAKLMSVSAIANGGGVPAGGLVATLQSAGAAGLSMTSKVLVGSTGSAVVASVMGVCKHLYSFL, encoded by the exons atggcattgtctggcacaGGTACGCTGGTGGCTTCTATTGCCTCCAAGGTGGCATCTTCAGTGGCCGTGGTCAAAGCCGGAGGGGCGGTATCCAGCACCATCCTAGCTAGCTCACAGG GGCTCAACTTGTTAGCCCAGACTGCACTGGGCTCTGGAGCTTCTGCACTTGGATCTGCATTGGGAGCACTGAAGGCTGGCACCGTTTTATCCAGCCTCCCTGCCTCCGCCTTGGCTGTTTGCCCCATTGGAG tcaAGACTGCTGTCGCCATGCTTGGGGGAG CCATGACAGTAGCTGCGGTTCCACCTGTGCTGAGTGCCGTGGGCTTCACTGGGTCAGGCATTGCAGCCTCCTCTCTAGCAGCCAAGCTGATGTCTGTGTCAGCCATTGCTAATGGGGGCGGAGTCCCAGCTGGTGGCCTGGTGGCCACTCTGCAGTCTGCTG GAGCTGCTGGACTCTCCATGACATCTAAGGTCCTCGTGGGCTCTACAGGGTCTGCCGTTGTGGCCAGTGTGATGGGTGTCTGTAAGCATTTGTACTCCTTCCTCTGA